TCGTATCCCTCAGCAGGATATATAACAGCAATCTTCGTGACAGGGCGACTGTACTCTCCAGCTGGTGTTTTCACTTTGACGTTGCGGACTCGGCCATCTGCCCCGGGATACACTTCGATTACTCTGCCGATGGTCCATTTACCGCGGATGGCATTGTTGTCAGCCATGACTACGAGATCATCGACTTCTACGTTCCGCTTTCCTGTATGCCACGCCTTCCTGGTTACTAGTGCTGGGAGTACGTCTCGGCTCCAACGTTTCCAGAAGGAATCTACAATTTTCTGCACAAATTCTACTCGGCGTCGAGGGTTTTTCGTGTCGTTGAACGGGCCTTGGGGAACTTCTGATGTCGCGCGTCCCAGGAGCATGTCGTTGGGGCATAGATATTTTCCATCGTCAGGGTCATTTGGAACACGGCCGATAGGGCGTTGGTTTACCAGATTTCCGACTTCTAGGAGGCAAGTGTACAGCTCGAACGGAGTCAGAGCCTGTTCGCCAATTGCTTTCTTTAAAGCTCGCTTGCAACTCTTAACAAGTGCCTCAGCACATCCATTCTGGTTGGGGGCAGCTGGAGTGGTGAATATCCAATGAATCCGTCTTTCAGCACAGTATTTACGGAGCTGGTCAGAATCTAGACCTTGGACCATTTCGCGTAGTTCTCGAGCAGCACCAACCCGTGCTGTTGTGCGACCCGTTGTCGCTCAACAGCACTGCCGGGTATCCACGGATAGAGAAAAATCTCCTAAGCACCTGGATAAACTCCATTGTGGTCAGGTCCACTGCCATTTCCAGGTGAACTGCTCTGGTGTTAAGGCAGGTGAAGACGACGCCGTAATGCTGCGCTCTCTTGTTTCGTCCTACTTTGACACTGAAAGGTCCAAAATAGTCGCAAGCAGTATAGTGGAAAGGTGGGGTCTGTGGTGCCAGGCGAAGTACTGGAAGATCGGCCATTAACTGCGTTTCTGCCTTGTGAGCCATTTCTCGACTAGTAACACACTTGAACTTTACAGCCTTATTGAGCTTGCTGGCCTTTAGGATCCAGTATTTTCGTCTTGTTTTTGCAGTCGTGGTTGCTATTCCAGGGTGTCCCTGATTATGCATGTGGCTGGTAATAAGTAGTGATATTCTGTGTTCGCTGGGAAGCAGCACTGGGTGTTTTTCTTCGTAAGACATGATTGCTTTGTCGATCCTTCCTCCAACCCTGATTATTCCTTTGTCGTCTACAAACGGGCTCAGTGTCTTAAATTCTCCATTCTTCATTCGACTCTTTAAATCTTCTTGGGCACTTCTGATCCATGACATCTCAGCATTCTTCAACTCTTCAGGCATGAGGGGTCCTTCTCGTCCGCTGAGTGCGTTTCTCCTGAGGCGTATCTTCTCAGCTAGTCGCTTTATCCACGCGGTAACTCGTATCAGTCTTCGCCAACTGGAGAAATTCTTCACATCGATTATCTTTCCTACATCTGCATACGGGACTGAACTGACAGCATTAACTTGGCGACGTTCCATGTCTTTTTCTCGGTACGGTGTAGTTGTTTGAACTGGCCATTCTTCTTCTGGAAGTTTCAAAAATTCAGGACCGTTCATCCATCTTCCCATCAGGTGCTGTACATGCAATCCTCGGGACACATCATCGGCTACATTTTCTTCACCGGGAATGTGCTTCCACTGACTTGGGTCCGAATTGTTCTGGATCTCCCCAACCCGTGTCGAGACAAACGGCTTGAAACTGCGGGAAGGACTTTGGATCCAGGCAAGTGTGATACTGCTGTCAGTGAAGAATTTGACATCCGCAAATTGAATCGTACACTCTTTCACGATTGTTTCTGCGAGGCGGGAGGCGAGAACGGCTGCTTGCAATTCGAGGCGTGGAATTGTGAGTTGCTTTAGGGGTGCCACTCTAGACTTAGCGGCAACGAAGTTTACTTCATAGGTGctttgtttcgttttctgaCGGACGTACGCGCAGGCTCCAAATGCTTCTTGTGAAGCGTCTGAAAAGACACACAGTACGGGTGCTTCTGGAGTTTCGGGTGGAACCAGGCATCTCTTGAAACCAATCTTGTCAAGCTCCTTCATTTCCTTGAAGAACTGGATCCACTTTTCTTGTACATGACATGGAAGATTATCGTCGCAGGGAAGACCAATCTGCCACAGCTCTTGCAAACCTATTTTGGCTCTGATGACAAATGCAGCAGCGAATCCGATGGGGTCGTAGAAGCGGGCAACTTGGCTGAGCAGTGTTCTCTTGGTCATCTTTACTCCATGGTCTACTGAATAATCTGTCGGGCGCAGTAAATCCACTTTAACTTTGAAGCTGAACTCATCTGTGACGTAATTCCAAATCACCCCAAGCACCTTTTCTTCAACGTCTTCCTGGAACATATTGAACTTCTTCTCCTGATTTTCTCTCTTGGTTAGAACTTTGTTTGACGTCCAGCCCTTCACGCCAAACCCTCCACTCTCGAGCACTTTGTCTAAATCCTCTGTCAACTTCTGAGCCTGTACTACAGTGTCTACGGAGCCACAAATGTCATCCATATACGAATTCTTTGATAGCACCTCCGCTGCTTCCGGGCagtctttcttgttttcttcagctgttttTCTTAACGCAATTTGAGCCATTGCAGGTGCTGGCTTATCACCAAACGTCAGGACTGTTTTGACGTAAACATTGGGTTCTCTTTCCGTTtccaaatt
The sequence above is a segment of the Porites lutea chromosome 3, jaPorLute2.1, whole genome shotgun sequence genome. Coding sequences within it:
- the LOC140931608 gene encoding uncharacterized protein; this translates as MGVEVKPCICEADKLTQAEREEAEIISKSCEKLGKQWMVPYPWKKDPMLLPDNKTLAMKRLESTERRLKKDPEQGAAYDKQMEEMKEMQFSRKLSKEEMDNYKGLVHYIPHHAVIRPEKKSTPVRIVFNSSSVYQGHALNDYWLKGPDLLNSLFGVVLRFREREVAVMGDISKMYHRIFIPEADQHVHRFLWRNLETEREPNVYVKTVLTFGDKPAPAMAQIALRKTAEENKKDCPEAAEVLSKNSYMDDICGSVDTVVQAQKLTEDLDKVLESGGFGVKGWTSNKVLTKRENQEKKFNMFQEDVEEKVLGVIWNYVTDEFSFKVKVDLLRPTDYSVDHGVKMTKRTLLSQVARFYDPIGFAAAFVIRAKIGLQELWQIGLPCDDNLPCHVQEKWIQFFKEMKELDKIGFKRCLVPPETPEAPVLCVFSDASQEAFGACAYVRQKTKQSTYEVNFVAAKSRVAPLKQLTIPRLELQAAVLASRLAETIVKECTIQFADVKFFTDSSITLAWIQSPSRSFKPFVSTRVGEIQNNSDPSQWKHIPGEENVADDVSRGLHVQHLMGRWMNGPEFLKLPEEEWPVQTTTPYREKDMERRQVNAVSSVPYADVGKIIDVKNFSSWRRLIRVTAWIKRLAEKIRLRRNALSGREGPLMPEELKNAEMSWIRSAQEDLKSRMKNGEFKTLSPFVDDKGIIRVGGRIDKAIMSYEEKHPVLLPSEHRISLLITSHMHNQGHPGIATTTAKTRRKYWILKASKLNKAVKFKCVTSREMAHKAETQLMADLPVLRLAPQTPPFHYTACDYFGPFSVKVGRNKRAQHYGVVFTCLNTRAVHLEMAVDLTTMEFIQVLRRFFSIRGYPAVLLSDNGSHNSTAAPNQNGCAEALVKSCKRALKKAIGEQALTPFELYTCLLEVGNLVNQRPIGRVPNDPDDGKYLCPNDMLLGRATSEVPQGPFNDTKNPRRRVEFVQKIVDSFWKRWSRDVLPALVTRKAWHTGKRNVEVDDLVVMADNNAIRGKWTIGRVIEVYPGADGRVRNVKVKTPAGEYSRPVTKIAVIYPAEGYD